The Rhodopseudomonas palustris genome window below encodes:
- the urtC gene encoding urea ABC transporter permease subunit UrtC, producing MESPRFLSRSDLIGLAALALLLVVILPLSLDVFRLNLVAKYLTYSFVALGLVLCWGFGGILSLGQGVFFGLGGYGMAMYLKLEASSVANTKIQSTPGIPDFMDWNQITQLPLFWQPFHSLTLTILAILIVPTVFAYLIGAAMFKRRVGGVYFAIITQAIAAILTILIIGQQGYTGGINGITDLRTLKGWDIRPDHAKVVLYFVEVAFLFGCILLALFVRHAKLGRILVAMREKEDRVRFSGYSVANFKIFAFCLAAMFAAIGGAMFTLNVGFMSPSFVGIVPSIEMVIYTAVGGRLSIFGAVYGTLLVNFAKTSLSESFPQLWLFGLGALFIAVVLIFPNGLAGIWRDHVQPLIDRLISKRKSGSDHSNGKSFGPIADGTPAE from the coding sequence ATGGAAAGCCCGCGCTTTCTCAGCCGCTCCGACCTGATCGGTCTCGCCGCGCTCGCTCTGCTCCTGGTCGTCATCCTGCCGCTGTCGCTGGATGTCTTCCGCCTGAACCTGGTCGCGAAATATCTGACTTACTCGTTCGTGGCACTCGGTCTGGTGCTGTGCTGGGGGTTCGGCGGCATCCTCAGCCTCGGGCAGGGGGTTTTCTTCGGCCTCGGCGGCTACGGCATGGCGATGTATCTGAAGTTGGAGGCGTCCAGCGTCGCCAACACCAAGATCCAGTCCACGCCCGGCATCCCGGATTTCATGGACTGGAACCAGATCACGCAACTGCCGCTGTTCTGGCAACCGTTCCACAGCCTGACGCTGACGATCCTCGCGATCCTGATCGTGCCGACGGTGTTCGCCTATCTGATCGGCGCGGCGATGTTCAAGCGGCGCGTCGGTGGCGTCTATTTCGCGATCATCACCCAGGCGATCGCCGCGATCCTGACCATCCTGATCATCGGCCAGCAGGGCTACACCGGCGGCATCAACGGCATCACCGATCTGCGCACCCTCAAGGGCTGGGACATCCGTCCCGACCACGCCAAGGTGGTGCTGTACTTCGTCGAGGTCGCGTTCCTGTTCGGCTGCATTCTGCTGGCGCTGTTCGTCCGCCACGCCAAGCTCGGCCGCATCCTGGTGGCGATGCGCGAGAAGGAGGACCGGGTGCGGTTCTCCGGCTACAGCGTCGCCAATTTCAAGATCTTCGCGTTCTGCCTCGCGGCGATGTTCGCGGCGATCGGCGGCGCGATGTTCACCCTCAATGTCGGGTTCATGTCGCCGTCCTTCGTCGGCATCGTGCCGTCGATCGAGATGGTGATCTACACCGCGGTCGGCGGCCGGCTGTCGATCTTCGGCGCGGTCTACGGAACGCTGCTGGTCAATTTCGCCAAGACCAGCCTGTCGGAATCGTTTCCGCAGCTCTGGCTGTTCGGGCTCGGCGCGCTGTTCATCGCGGTGGTGCTGATTTTCCCGAACGGTCTCGCCGGAATCTGGCGCGATCACGTCCAGCCGCTGATCGACAGGCTGATCAGCAAACGCAAATCCGGATCGGATCACAGCAACGGCAAATCGTTCGGCCCGATCGCCGACGGCACACCGGCGGAATGA
- the urtD gene encoding urea ABC transporter ATP-binding protein UrtD, whose protein sequence is MLIGHQQPDFLLAVEGLTVSFDGFKAVNDLSFYVEENEIRVIIGPNGAGKTTVLDLICGKTKATSGAIHFRGKDLTKMKENQIVQAGVGRKFQTPSIYEDLTVFENLEISYPQGRSVFGALTFQRTPTVRERVEEVAEAIFLKDKLGQSADLLSHGQKQWLEIGMLLIQDPDLLMLDEPVAGMSVSERVKTAELLHTIIKDRSVLVIEHDMKFVEDIAHKVTVLHQGQILSEGTMDVVKNDPKVIEVYLGH, encoded by the coding sequence ATGCTGATCGGCCATCAACAACCCGACTTCCTGCTGGCGGTGGAAGGGCTCACCGTCTCCTTCGATGGTTTCAAGGCGGTCAACGATCTGTCGTTCTATGTCGAGGAGAACGAGATCCGGGTGATCATCGGCCCCAACGGCGCCGGCAAGACCACGGTGCTCGACCTGATCTGCGGCAAGACCAAAGCGACGTCCGGCGCGATCCACTTCCGCGGCAAGGACCTCACCAAGATGAAGGAGAACCAGATCGTCCAGGCCGGCGTCGGCCGCAAGTTCCAGACGCCGTCGATCTACGAGGACCTCACGGTGTTCGAGAATCTGGAGATCTCCTATCCGCAGGGCCGCTCGGTGTTCGGTGCGCTGACGTTTCAGCGCACGCCGACGGTGCGCGAACGCGTCGAGGAAGTCGCCGAGGCGATCTTCCTGAAGGACAAGCTCGGCCAGAGCGCCGATTTGCTCAGCCACGGCCAGAAGCAGTGGCTGGAGATCGGCATGCTGCTGATCCAGGACCCGGACCTCTTGATGCTCGACGAGCCGGTCGCCGGCATGAGCGTGTCCGAGCGCGTCAAGACCGCCGAGTTGCTGCACACCATCATCAAGGATCGCTCGGTGCTGGTGATCGAGCACGACATGAAGTTCGTCGAGGACATCGCCCACAAGGTCACCGTGCTGCACCAGGGCCAGATCCTGTCGGAAGGCACCATGGACGTCGTCAAGAACGACCCCAAGGTCATCGAAGTCTATCTGGGCCACTAG